Proteins from one Malassezia vespertilionis chromosome 2, complete sequence genomic window:
- a CDS encoding uncharacterized protein (EggNog:ENOG503NWQW; COG:I; COG:U; BUSCO:EOG09264CH7): protein MSATWFHSHGTVWVEFSAADNSVLEHAWQDVQDKIAARKAAEKPTEDARDAESSARSWIPASIWSSTPAGKTSVLPPPPPPPTPNLKQTPLPRRLTDPDEPEESRIFRVPVLEDRLFDVDLLQMIMYPALWPGYDQRVVRAIWFYVASDGACSPIAFDSPLSHDLEHAYNEAKPWNLTMRLRDTLSKANKSRRESIEKKSADPPIVYYDLPSVVGGAKITFSDANSARVYPQNISSKLFPFLKEPLVARGYDCAQEICKTLQSGKGGVMDFSWANRREAASPKEDAKVSNSSQVDGPSSPERPSTSHDPVSSSPAQGEAGKEAQGTIVEASCTVSDTPSRWTAFSEAFLSKTRFKTAEQLEQLEQLEQVPDTPPRRESASSQVGSIAEELDGTNEPHSEEKAEDAPHILFCIHGIGQKYSEDYMATDFVHELDRFRGTMRAQMQDPNMKAQLRNARVKLIPILWRRDLQFEPDHGAYTLQDITNHGSIPAVRAVISKVLLDIPIYMSHHRTTMLRSVTYELNRLYRLFLQRNPDFEEQGGKVSILGHSLGSALASHILDTQPTIVPPLGSVHAPNIHRDAAHLLFNVEHFFCVGSPVPMLYYLNGSRLVARHRSASDYASHPDVSSEKVGQEGCLAAQYIYNIFTATDPISFKMSATVDATYARMLRPVELPRDPALLQEALEQPRLSIGSIVRELMEKPPGGSDKTPAKDATLEPSVCLDDGNEKHAVTLADIEMGERRFHALNPYGCIDFVVDTGTPNLFTQYIDMLRAHVPSFANFILRQLIPSASTPRLGPIKSSVEEELELNPATDTTSDMRAPSALPCLPHELEQDPRLKNYQTVADPQLPESKGKEMCRRYETVPRRPTTDPRSREPKLRFTKRKVRKHLDEIVYAHDKHSVGPPPPQEIVVYGLSPRISPGTILQQCRAFGVVHVSELKVDPQTGESIGIMWVQFQHGSTPRGEQDASQVASRAKEALHGHKFGTETAQACLDREKTAYKRMYRDLLGKRYSGARRRVPPPPPPPKPVSMTRKWGKTPPPKDAANRATASRAIYQTARPMHLPQDGPKAVTLRTASVLQRLASLGRPYIFLPLSAQIVDADTIRRHFAHFSPALVDSDERGWYVGFSASDTAARCKRVLDTALLEGHNVCMDVCDAPRKDMEPSTAAPFAEAPVPIKKTEWTVDELVEEAIMQLLTELQAMFLRDVKNRTLTPLLTDFFRPQGAGGQRLAQHRPSTESTAHVARRIQGQLPSFRKRPEVVAVQKNAEKPPVKPKKNWRDALDYSGDESEESLGPSTHVPSTPPPPPDPIGLGITEDEEELYYLQLLLQREANGQLAMHGTALETMVHKSGSARSEGFYRIPAAEKAMHLPDRNRAVVDTSTTGSGLASARGNRADSRRLALDMEQHKRETMTDTDILKFNQLQTRKKQLCFAKSPIHDWGLYAMETIPAGDMVIEYVGEVVRQQVADLREKMYERAGNFSTYLFRVDDDVVVDATLKGNIARLMNHCCTPNCTAKILTLQGEKRIALLYV, encoded by the exons ATGAGCGCTACATGGTTCCATTCACATGGAACTGTATGGGTAGAGTTCAGTGCTGCAGACAATTCTGTGCTTGAGCATGCATGGCAGGATGTGCAGGACAAGATTGCAGCCCGCAAAGCCGCCGAGAAACCCACAGAGGACGCGCGGGATGCAGAGAGCAGCGCCCGCAGCTGGATCCCTGCCTCGATTTGGTCGTCGACGCCTGCGGGAAAGACATCTGTACTGCCTCCGCCTCCGCCGCCTCCTACGCCCAACTTGAAACAGACGCCATTGCCACGTCGTTTGACGGACCCTGACGAGCCGGAAGAGAGTCGCATCTTCCGTGTGCCTGTCTTGGAGGACCGGCTTTTTGACGTGGATCTCTTGCAAATGATCATGTACCCCGCGCTCTGGCCTGGGTACGACCAACGCGTAGTGCGCGCCATTTGGTTCTACGTGGCATCGGACGGCGCGTGCTCTCCAATCGCCTTTGACTCGCCCCTGTCCCACGATCTGGAGCATGCGTACAACGAGGCGAAACCGTGGAATCTCAcgatgcgcctgcgcgaTACGCTAAGCAAGGCGAACAAGTCTCGCCGTGAATCTATAGAGAAGAAAAGCGCTGATCCGCCCATTGTCTACTACGACCTGCCCAGTGTGgttggcggcgcaaaaatTACGTTTTCAGACGCAAACAGTGCGCGCGTCTATCCTCAAAATATCAGCAGCAAGTTGTTTCCATTTCTGAAAGAGccgcttgtcgcgcgcggctaCGATTGCGCACAGGAAATTTGCAAAACGCTGCAGAGTGGAAAAGGCGGTGTGATGGACTTTAGCTGGGCGAATCGCCGCGAGGCTGCGTCGCCGAAAGAAGACGCAAAAGTGTCGAACAGCTCGCAAGTGGACGGGCCAAGCTCCCCCGAAAGGCCCAGCACATCGCACGACCCCGTGTCGAGCTCGCCGGCGCAGGGCGAAGCTGgcaaagaggcgcaggGAACAATTGTAGAGGCGTCTTGCACCGTGTCGGATACGCCTTCGCGGTGGACTGCCTTTAGCGAGGCGTTCCTTTCCAAAACCCGATTCAAGACGGCggagcagctggagcagTTGGAGCAGTTGGAACAAGTGCCAGACACgccaccgcgccgcgagtCGGCCTCGAGTCAGGTAGGGTCTATTGCCGAGGAACTCGACGGCACAAACGAGCCGCATTCCGAAGAAAAGGCagaggatgcgccgcatatTCTCTTTTGCATCCACGGAATCGGCCAAAAATACTCGGAGGATTACATGGCCACGGATTTTGTACACGAGCTCGACCGATTTCGAGgaacaatgcgcgcgcaaatgcaggATCCAAACATGAAggcacagctgcgcaatgcacgcgtCAAACTCATCCCAATCTTGTGGCGCCGCGACTTGCAGTTTGAGCCCGACCACGGCGCGTATACACTACAAGATATCACAAACCACGGGTCCATTCCAGCGGTCCGCGCGGTAATTTCGAAAGTGCTGCTCGATATTCCAATTTACATGTCACACCACCGAACAACCATG CTTCGCTCTGTCACGTACGAGCTGAACCGTCTCTATCGGCTCTTTCTGCAGCGGAATCCAGACTTTGAGGAGCAGGGCGGCAAGGTCTCCATCTTGGGTCATTCGCTAGGCTCCGCACTGGCATCGCATAT CTTGGACACGCAGCCTACCATTGTGCCGCCTTTGGGGTCAGTACATGCACCCAATATTCACCGCGACGCCGCACACTTGCTCTTCAATGTCGAGCACTTCTTTTGTGTTGGGTCGCCGGTGCCGATGCTTTACTACTTGAATGGCTCGCGTCTTGTTGCGCGGCATCGGTCTGCATCGGACTATGCGTCGCATCCAGATGTGTCCAGCGAGAAGGTCGGGCAGGAAGGGtgtcttgcagcgcaataCATTTACAAC ATCTTTACCGCCACTGACCCCATTAGCTTCAAAATGTCTGCTACGGTCGATGCCACCTATGCCCGGATGCTCCGTCCCGTGGAACTTCCACGCGATCCTGCATTGCTACAGGAGGCGTTGGAGCAGCCGCGGCTGAGTATCGGGAGCATTGTGCGCGAACTGATGGAGAAACCGCCAGGTGGCTCGGACAAGACACCTGCAAAAGACGCCACGCTGGAACCTTCTGTGTGCTTGGATGATGGGAACGAAAAGCACGCTGTAACGCTCGCAGATATCGAGATGGGCGAACGCAGATTCCATGCACTGAACCCTTACGGGTGCATCGATTTTGTCGTGGACACTGGAACACCAAACCTG TTTACTCAATACATCgacatgctgcgcgcacatgT CCCGTCGTTTGCCAATTTCATTCTACGGCAGCTCATCCCATCCGCATCTACTCCACGGCTCGGACCTATCAAAAGCAGTGTGGAGGAGGAACTCGAGCTGAACCCTGCTACAGATA CAACATCggacatgcgcgcgccaagtgcgcTGCCATGCCTTCCCCACGAGCTTGAGCAGGATCCACGGTTGAAAAACTATCAGACTGTGGCTGATCCACAGCTTCCCGAAAGCAAAGGCAAAGAAATGTGCCGGAGATACGAAacagtgccgcgccgccccaCGACCGATCCACGCTCACGCGAGCCGAAATTGCGTTTCACCAAACGCAAAGTACGCAAACACTTGGACGAAATCGTTTACGCGCATGATAAGCACTCCGTCGGGCCGCCTCCGCCCCAGGAAATTGTTGTCTACGGGctctcgccgcgcatttCGCCAGGCACCATCCTGCAGCAATGTCGCGCATTCGGCGTTGTCCATGTATCGGAACTCAAAGTAGACCCACAAACAGGCGAGAGTATCGGGATTATGTGGGTACAGTTTCAGCATGggagcacgccgcgggGCGAGCAGGACGCAAGCCAGGTGGCGAgtcgcgcaaaagaagcgctgcacggccaCAAGTTTGGCACAGAGACGGCGCAAGCTTGTCTCGACCGCGAAAAGACCGCGTATAAGCGCATGTACCGCGATCTTTTGGGAAAGCGGTACAGCGGCGCCCGGAGacgcgtgccgccgccgccgccgccgccgaaaCCAGTATCCATGACGCGGAAGTGGGGCAAGACGCCGCCCCCGAAAGATGCCGCGAACCGAGCGACGGCAAGCCGGGCTATATACCAAACAGCACGCCCCATGCATCTCCCACAAGACGGTCCCAAAGCCgtcacgctgcgcacggcatcTGTATTGCAACGCCTCGCATCCCTCGGCCGCCCCTACATTTTTTTACCACTCTCTGCACAGATCGTTGATGCCGACACCATCCGACGCCATTTTGCACACTTTTCACCGGCTTTGGTAGACAGCGATGAGCGTGGATGGTACGTTGGCTTCAGTGCTTCCGAtacagcagcgcgatgTAAGCGTGTTTTGgacacggcgctgctggaggGCCACAATGTGTGCATGGATGtgtgcgatgcgccgcgcaaagacaTGGAGCCAAGCACTGCTGCACCCTTTGCGGAAGCGCCCGTGCCAATCAAAAAAACCGAATGGACCGTGGACGAGCTGGTAGAAGAAGCAATAATGCAGCTGCTCACCGAGCTCCAGGCCAtgtttttgcgcgacgTCAAGAACCGAACGCTCACACCGCTCCTCACCGACTTTTTCCGGCCTCAAGGCGCCGGTGGGCAGAgactcgcgcagcaccgcccAAGCACGGAAAGTACAGCACACGTTGCCCGACGTATCCAGGGCCAGCTGCCCTCTTTTCGCAAGCGCCCTGAAGTCGTTGCAGTGCAAAAGAATGCGGAAAAGCCCCCTGTGAAGCCGAAAAAAAAttggcgcgatgcgctcgactACTCGGGCGATGAGAGCGAAGAGAGTTTAGGGCCATCCACACATGTCCcatccacgccgccgccgccgccagacCCTATTGGGTTGGGAATCACGGAGGATGAAGAAGAGCTCTATTacttgcagctgctcctgcAACGCGAGGCAAATGGCCAGCTTGCGATGcacggcacggcgctggagaCCATGGTCCACAAGAgtggcagcgcgcggtcCGAAGGATTCTACCGCATCCCTGCTGCGGAGAAAGCCATGCACCTCCCCGACCGCAATCGCGCCGTGGTAGATACCAGCACGACGGGCTCTGGCCTTGCTTCCGCGCGTGGAAATCGTGCCGACTCGCGGCGCCTTGCCCTGGATATGGAGCAGCATAAGCGCGAGACCATGACGGACACGGACATCTTGAAATTTAACCAGCTCCAAACGCGCAAGAAGCAATTGTGTTTCGCGAAAAGCCCCATTCACGACTGGGGCTTGTACGCAATGGAGACCATTCCTGCTGGAGATATGGTGATTGAGTATGTAGGCGAGGTGGTCCGGCAGCAGGTTGCGGATCTGCGCGAGAAGATGTACGAACGTGCG GGCAACTTCAGCACGTACCTTTTCCGTGTGGACGACGACGTAGTCGTGGATGCCACACTCAAAGGCAACATTGCGCGCCTCATGAACCACTGTTGCACACCAAACTGCACGGCCAAGATCCTGACGCTGCAGGGCGAAAAACGGATCGCGCTCTTGTACGTGTGA
- a CDS encoding uncharacterized protein (SECRETED:SignalP(1-18); EggNog:ENOG503NU4S; COG:F), with amino-acid sequence MHWLRLLAAITYPLAVHPVWLSLRHMTTIALLTAHESVAAHAWDPRREARLPRIDDGLRSLDWGQLQILHTTDVHGWYQGHTKLSPPEPNYSGDWGDWVAFTQHMRKRAAERGVDLLLVDTGDLHDGNGLSDGFPELSPDDPQYKLAVDGHASNQIFAFADYDLLTIGNHELYNFSVAADVYEYFVPLWKGRYLTSNVNITLQDTPDTPPRSRPIGDLYARFVTQHGVQIQAYGVLFDFRLAAEEITIQSPEHMVQQAWFLESLRKHDRVDVFVVAGHMPVADHAGWKAVHAAIRAVWPDTPIMMLAGHTHLRDCQMLDQASMALESGRYMETIGWMSIEDVTARPPTFSRRYIDANPRNFAFHAGLAHANQLSTRRGKFVRAAMDKIVSSWNLTHLFGLAPQDYFLDRYAYPSNTSLLTLMQDHILPEIVRPVNPRHADTPTLLLINSGSQRFDVLAGPFTKNDQYVVSPFRDNFLYVEKVPWRLAQNLVHGLNRRGALVNGLHNAQHAAQGDADSIFRRYLKAQWQAFWSKRTSIPSDAAAPSGRPAQERKLQALLQDDAAQTLFDPNASLGYVTVDGCAGIGDDTQHIPVPYSAEQPDYLASNPSPLPEADADVDVVFVDFILAPLLDLLNQGDDTRVYTKEDAASWGNISTSWLYPLYAQHAWSSADMDAQMRAMERSALLAGYPPMPNGAGDPYTAVVQARAQAAPLVFQ; translated from the coding sequence ATGCACTGGCTGCGGCTGCTTGCTGCTATAACGTACCCGCTCGCGGTGCATCCGGTATGGCTAtcgctgcggcacatgACGACAATTGCGCTGCTTACCGCGCACGAGTCTGTGGCTGCACACGCGTGGgatccgcggcgcgaggcgcgATTGCCCCGCATCGACGACGGGCTGCGCAGCCTGGACTGGGGCCAGCTGCAGATCCTGCATACGACCGATGTCCACGGGTGGTACCAAGGCCATACAAAGCTGTCGCCACCTGAACCCAACTATAGCGGCGACTGGGGCGACTGGGTCGCATTTACACAGCATATGCGAAAACGcgccgcagagcgcggcgtggatTTGCTCCTTGTCGATACCGGCGACTTGCACGACGGCAACGGGCTCAGCGATGGATTCCCAGAGCTTTCTCCCGACGATCCGCAGTACAAACTTGCCGTTGATGGGCATGCCAGCAACCAAATTTTCGCATTCGCTGACTACGACCTGCTCACCATTGGCAACCACGAGCTGTACAATTTCAGCGTCGCGGCCGATGTATACGAGTACTTTGTGCCGCTCTGGAAAGGGCGGTACCTGACCTCCAACGTGAATATTACGCTGCAGGATACGCCCGATACACCGCCGCGTTCGCGCCCCATTGGCGACTTGTACGCGCGATTTGTGACCCAGCACGGCGTACAGATCCAGGCCTACGGCGTTTTGTTTGATTTCCGCCTTGCCGCTGAAGAAATCACTATTCAAAGCCCAGAGCACATGGTGCAGCAGGCATGGTTCCTCGAGTCTTTGCGCAAACACGATCGCGTAGATGTATTTGTGGTCGCAGGCCACATGCCCGTCGCTGACCACGCGGGCTGGAAAGCCGTCCATGCCGCGATCCGCGCAGTGTGGCCTGATACACCAATAATGATGCTTGCAGGACATACACACTTGCGCGACTGTCAGATGCTAGACCAGGCATCCATGGCGCTCGAATCCGGCCGCTACATGGAAACGATTGGCTGGATGAGCATCGAGGATGTCACGGCGCGCCCACCGACATTTTCTCGGCGGTACATTGACGCGAACCCGCGCAACTTTGCATTCCATGCTGGGCTGGCACATGCTAACCAGCTgtccacgcggcgcggcaaattcgtgcgtgcggcgatGGACAAGATTGTTTCCAGCTGGAACTTGACGCACCTCTTTGGTCTTGCGCCACAGGACTATTTCCTCGATCGGTATGCGTATCCATCCAACACGTCGCTTCTGACGCTCATGCAAGACCACATTTTGCCCGAGATTGTACGGCCCGTAAACCCACGACACGCAGATACCCCAACGCTGCTCTTGATCAACAGCGGGAGCCAACGATTCGATGTGCTTGCCGGCCCATTCACAAAAAACGACCAGTACGTCGTGAGCCCTTTTCGCGACAATTTCTTGTACGTAGAAAAGGTCCCTTGGCGTCTCGCACAAAATCTGGTCCATGGGCTAaaccgccgcggcgcgctggtcAATGGACTGCACAacgcacagcacgccgcaCAAGGCGACGCCGACAGTATTTTTCGGCGCTACCTCAAAGCGCAATGGCAAGCGTTTTGGTCCAAGCGCACTTCCATCccaagcgacgcagctGCACCTTCGGGACGGCCTGCCCAAGAGCGCAAactgcaagcgctgctccaGGACGACGCCGCACAAACCCTGTTTGATCCCAACGCAAGCCTCGGCTACGTGACTGTcgatggatgcgctggTATCGGCGACGATACGCAGCATATACCCGTGCCATACAGCGCAGAGCAGCCCGATTACCTTGCGTCGAATCCGTCGCCATTGCCGGAAGCCGACGCCGACGTCGACGTCGTCTTTGTCGACTTCatcctcgcgccgctgcttgatCTGCTCAACCAAGGAGACGATACGCGTGTGTACACAAAAGAGGACGCGGCGTCTTGGGGCAATATCTCCACGAGCTGGCTCTATCCATTGTATGCACAACATGCATGGAGCTCGGCAGATATGGACGCAcaaatgcgcgccatggagcGCTCCGCACTCTTGGCGGGGTACCCTCCCATGCCGAATGGCGCCGGCGATCCATACACGGCGGTTGTGCAGGCACGCGCAcaggctgcgccgctcgtaTTCCAATAG
- a CDS encoding triacylglycerol lipase (EggNog:ENOG503NY47; COG:S) → MRRARCIPLALWRVPKRQLGTSRVVLNRSAGTRRNEIGKAEKVKKKAAWASKGSKLDQLMRDPSLYTPIRKPRLPIVLCHGLYGFDVRGPFLGLEYHYWSTTLDILRDQIGADVLVVSVPPTGSIKERAEALHKFLADPANGVRGKRINFVGHSMGGLDVRYIISTIKPKPEEYTPASLTTLSTPHRGSPFMDWCNANIGIGVDLIDDLMQEARVVTPNAPELPHLPPFSLKSPLFARKDNKKNSGSDASALASITSVLNSVSSALSSYILATFDQPAYAMLSTRHMTRLFNPRTPDDPSVRYFSVAARANELSVIHPLWLPKLILDKAAATNTSGGEMDGSSDALGGSLQGNDGLVSIRSAQWGTFLGIMEGWDHWDVRGAGGPRRIRSAKSMPKARVHLKPDKASALNLFQAGWARLTEAAQAWRRPSTPTSQAAPEDAYWNWLDAALSDYNDPGPNRSATSELDAPPAAAAVYAMASAYEKYAPKKLSSKRDAEIAQRVAKWISSHLPHDADGASSYKDDMRNVYMYLSEPRHSLMLPAPPAQEAPNSDPPSPAPHLVRNDEARRTANAKQKGFPNDILAMLPFLSQHQENTSSPPQLVLEHFWLAICRNLYDEGL, encoded by the coding sequence atgcggcgtgcgcgttGCATACCCCTCGCACTATGGCGCGTGCCGAAGCGACAGCTTGGAACATCGCGCGTGGTGCTAAATAGAAGCGCGGGAACGCGCAGGAACGAGATTGGGAAGGCAGAGAAAGTGAAGAAAAAAGCCGCGTGGGCGTCCAAAGGCAGCAAGTTGGACCAGCTGATGCGCGATCCTTCCCTGTATACCCCGATACGCAAACCGCGCCTTCCGATTGTGTTGTGCCATGGACTCTATGGTTTTGACGTGCGCGGCCCATTTCTCGGCTTAGAGTATCACTATTGGTCTACCACACTGGATATCCTGCGCGACCAGATCGGTGCAGATGTGCTGGTGGTGAGCGTTCCGCCGACAGGATCGATCAAGGAGCGTGCCGAGGCTCTGCACAAGTTTCTTGCCGACCCCGCcaacggcgtgcgtggaaAACGGATTAATTTTGTGGGGCACAGCATGGGCGGTTTGGACGTGCGCTACATTATCTCGACAATCAAACCCAAGCCGGAAGAGTATACACCTGCGAGTCTTACCACACTTTCGACGCCTCACCGAGGCAGCCCTTTTATGGACTGGTGCAATGCGAATATTGGCATCGGGGTAGATTTGATCGACGATCTGATGCAGGAAGCGCGTGTCGTTACGCCCAACGCCCCGGAACTGCCGCATCTTCCGCCGTTTAGCCTCAAGTCGCCGctgtttgcgcgcaaagacaaCAAGAAGAATTCTGGGTCTGATGCGTCGGCGCTAGCGAGCATCACCAGTGTCCTTAACTCGGTGTCGAGCGCCCTAAGCTCCTACATCTTGGCCACCTTTGACCAGCCAGCGTACGCCATGCTCTCTACTCGCCACATGACCCGCTTGTTTAATCCCCGCACCCCGGACGATCCTTCAGTGCGCTACTTTagcgtcgctgcacgcgcgaaCGAGCTATCTGTGATACACCCACTCTGGCTCCCGAAACTGATCCTGGACAAGGCCGCGGCTACAAACACGTCTGGCGGCGAAATGGATGGGAGCAGCGACGCGTTGGGCGGCTCTTTGCAAGGAAACGATGGACTTGTGAGTATCCGTAGCGCACAATGGGGCACGTTTCTGGGGATCATGGAAGGCTGGGACCACTGGGacgtgcgcggtgctggcgGACCTCGCCGCATTCGGTCCGCAAAATCGAtgcccaaggcgcgcgtTCATTTAAAGCCAGACAAGGCTTCTGCGCTGAATCTTTTCCAGGCTGGATGGGCGCGTTTGACCGAggccgcgcaagcatggcGCCGTCCTTCGACGCCCAcgagccaagcagcgccggaGGATGCCTACTGGAATTGgctggacgccgcgctcagCGACTATAACGACCCGGGACCGAATCGAAGCGCGACATCCGAGCTGGATGCGCCAcctgcagctgcagcagtgtACGCAATGGCGTCGGCATACGAGAAGTATGCACCGAAAAAATTGTCGTccaagcgcgatgcggagATTGCACAACGAGTGGCCAAGTGGATTTCGTCACATTTGCCCCACGATGCGGACGGCGCATCCTCCTACAAAGATGACATGCGCAATGTATACATGTATTTATCCGAACCGCGCCACTCGCTTATGCTtcctgcgcctcctgcACAAGAGGCGCCCAACTCGGATCCTCcgtcgcccgcgccgcaccttgTGCGAAACGACGAGGCGAGGCGGACGGCGAATGCAAAGCAAAAGGGGTTTCCCAACGACATCCTTGCTATGCTTCCATTCCTCTCACAGCATCAAGAAAACACGTCCTCCCCTCCGCAATTGGTTCTGGAGCATTTTTGGCTCGCCATATGCCGCAATCTGTACGACGAGGGTTTGTAG
- a CDS encoding uncharacterized protein (TransMembrane:13 (n7-18c25/26o83-106i118-137o157-181i188-207o219-238i385-402o408-427i489-510o516-538i559-583o589-612i624-648o660-685i); EggNog:ENOG503NU3I; COG:P; SECRETED:SignalP(1-23)), whose translation MQQIWRIYVLFLLIVCTLPGGLAHASATSVLEECQLLPPLLRGVDACRLIEQQCSDSASFFYLKLYYCVGAEENPAHVITQGFLHLIAVAGIGTWLLFLFSAMGVVANDFFCPNLSALASNFGLSDSTVGVTFLAFGNGFPDVISTFRAMQKNAGSMAIGELMGAAVFTVSIVCGSIMVFYSFHIHPFVLLRDVGVYALAVGMTLYFLHDTLLGFQEGLIMAGIYVLFIVLVVFGNAWSHEPRADTCASEHAPLLGRGNGASPGASDADIQTAPHVIKHSLVTAMDLHDFASSMHRDRFRPDSPLLPSISTDIAEHMLDPAHHFNTSPARSTLFSRHALRRSNSHDPIFDAPPPVPHRASSPNFEFNIPSIRVQRPSLDLTRPPLRLHRVLLVAFFPSLMHWEDKSTLNRVIGLLCLPAVSILRLTVPLINTEEFIMHEALSRVHHAMVYSPNASPTPSVIEAWDALQGSEDVFLADPSMISRTHERAVADRLLIGLQYMVVPPFILWVLEIPSDAATRNACIVLGALFGTIAGVVHVRKMAREPDANGPQQLQRFASVRSVLGFFVGLLWIIVSVDQILAVLRTFAYVYGWSEAILGLTLFAMGNSLGDVVTNLSIARLGHPLMAFSACFASPLTNLLIGVSFSVFWTQLEDPSHGPYFIPHSIALTLSSYVLLGMLLLLLIVLPLHQFQASKRLGILFLFTYGGTSHPTN comes from the coding sequence ATGCAGCAAATTTGGCGCATTTATGTGCTCTTCTTGCTGATCGTGTGCACGTTGCCGGGAGGCTTGGCGCATGCGAGCGCAACATCTGTGCTTGAGGAGTGCCAACTGCTGCCTCCTCTGCTGCGTGGCGTCGATGCCTGTCGCCTTATCGAGCAGCAATGCTCCGATTCGGCGTCTTTCTTCTACCTGAAACTGTACTACTGTGTGGGAGCAGAGGAGAACCCGGCCCACGTTATTACACAGGGCTTTTTGCATTTGATTGCTGTTGCGGGGATTGGTACGTGGCTCCTTTTTCTGTTCAGCGCCATGGGCGTCGTCGCAAACGACTTTTTCTGTCCAAACCTctctgcgcttgcgtccaACTTTGGCTTGAGTGACAGCACTGTTGGCGTCACGTTCCTTGCATTTGGAAACGGATTCCCCGACGTGATCTCGACGttccgcgcgatgcaaaaaaACGCGGGTTCGATGGCCATTGGCGAATTGATGGGCGCTGCCGTGTTCACTGTATCCATCGTGTGTGGCAGCATTATGGTATTCTACTCTTTCCATATTCACCCATTTGTATTGCTCAGGGACGTTGGCGTCTATGCGCTGGCGGTTGGGATGACCTTGTACTTTTTGCACGATACACTGCTCGGATTCCAAGAAGGGCTCATCATGGCCGGCATTTATGTCTTGTTCATTGTGCTTGTCGTTTTTGGAAATGCATGGTCCcacgagccgcgcgcagataCCTGTGCATCGGAGCACGCCCCGTTGCTCGGCAGGGGAAATGGCGCCTCGCCCGGCGCGTCCGATGCGGACATTCAAACGGCGCCGCATGTCATCAAACATTCCCTCGTCACCGCCATGGATTTGCACGATTTTGCGTCGAGTATGCACCGCGATCGGTTCCGGCCAGACTCGCCACTGCTACCTTCCATCTCGACcgacattgccgagcacatGCTCGACCCCGCACACCATTTCAATACATCCCCTGCACGCTCCACTCTATTTTCACGCCATGCCCTGCGCCGATCCAATTCGCACGACCCAATTTTTgacgcaccgccgcctgtaccgcaccgcgcatcGAGTCCCAATTTCGAGTTCAATATCCCTTCTATCCGCGTCCAGCGTCCATCGTTGGACTTGACGCgcccgccgctgcgtcTGCACCGTGTGCTGCTCGTGGCCTTCTTCCCGTCGCTAATGCACTGGGAAGATAAGTCGACGCTGAACCGCGTCATTGGCTTGCTGTGCCTTCCCGCCGTCTCTATTCTGCGACTCACAGTGCCATTGATCAACACAGAGGAGTTTATCATGCACGAAGCGCTCTCGCGTGTCCACCATGCAATGGTGTACAGTCCCAATGCATCGCCTACTCCCAGTGTCATCGAGGCATGGGACGCACTGCAAGGCTCCGAAGATGTATTCTTGGCAGATCCGTCCATGATTTCACGCACACACGAGCGTGCAGTAGCGGACCGCTTGCTGATTGGACTCCAATACATGGTTGTGCCGCCGTTTATCCTGTGGGTGCTCGAGATCCCGTCTGacgctgcgacgcgcaaTGCCTGTATAGTTCTAGGTGCCTTGTTTGGCACAATTGCTGGAGTTGTGCATGTGCGGAAAATGGCCCGCGAGCCCGACGCGAACGGGCCGCAGCAGTTGCAGCGGTTTGCctccgtgcgcagcgttcTCGGTTTCTTTGTAGGGCTCTTGTGGATCATTGTGTCTGTTGACCAGATCCTCGCCGTTTTGCGCACGTTTGCCTACGTGTACGGGTGGAGTGAGGCTATTTTGGGCCTGACGCTCTTCGCAATGGGCAACTCGTTGGGCGACGTCGTGACCAATTTGTCAATTGCGCGCTTGGGGCACCCTCTCATGGCTTTTTCTGCGTGCTTTGCGTCTCCCTTGACCAACCTGCTGATCGGCGTGAGTTTCTCCGTGTTTTGGACGCAGCTCGAGGACCCTTCACACGGCCCCTACTTTATCCCGCACAGCATTGCACTGACGCTGAGCAGCTACGTACTGCTGGGCATGTTGCTCCTGCTCTTAATTGTCCTTCCACTGCACCAGTTCCAAGCCAGCAAAAGACTGGGTATTTTGTTTTTATTCACCTACGGCGGTACGTCGCACCCAACTAACTAA